A region of the Pseudomonas asiatica genome:
CAGATCAGCCGCGTCTACTGGCCGTTGAAAGTGCCGCCGCTGGCCTGGGGGGCGAAGCTGCTGCTCAAGCGCTGGGGGCAGATTTCCGGGCCGCGTTTCAAGCGTGGGCCGGAGGATGAGCCGATCGGCCTGGCCCTGGAGAGCATGCGCTGGCATGGCCTGTTCGGGCGCTTTGGCGACAGGCAGAGCGACTGGTGGGCGGGGCTGGCCGAGGTGGATGTGCCGCTGCTGGCGGTGGCGGGTGCGGGGGACTTCCAGGACCCGGTGTGGGCCTGCCGCAAGCTGTTCGAGCAATTGGGCGGTGAGCGCAAGCAGTTTCTGCGGCTGGGGCTCGAGGAAGGCTTCGAGGCTTTCGGGCATGTCGACATGCTGGTGAGCAAGGCCGCGCAGGTGCAGGTGTGGCCGCTGGTGGAGCGTTGGCTGCGGGATCCGCTGGTGCCGGTGCATGAATCCACGGTGGTGGCGGAGCCTGTGCCCGTCGGTTGAATGGGTTGCGCCTGTGCTGGCCTCTTCGCGGGTAAACCCGCTCCCACAGGAATTCCACAGGGCTCGAGTGCAGTGAGGACCCTGTGGGAGCGGGTTTACCCGCGAAGAGGCCGGTACAGGCAAAACACAACTGACTGCTTGGTCCCGGATGACTGCAATGGGCTCTACGGTGTAGCCTTGGCCGATACCCGCTTTCGTTGTGACTGACAGGAGCTTCCCATGCAGCATTACGTTACGCCCGACCTGTGTGATGCCTACCCGGACCTGGTGCAGGTGCTGGAACCGATGTTCAGCAATTTCGGCGGCCGCGATTCGTTCGGCGGCCAGATCGTCACCATCAAGTGCTTCGAAGACAACTCGCTGGTCAAGGAGCAGGTCGAACTCGATGGCAAGGGCAAGGTCCTGGTCGTCGATGGTGGTGGCTCGCTGCGCCGCGCACTGCTCGGCGACATGCTCGCCGAGAAGGCTGCCAAGAACGGTTGGGAAGGCCTGGTGATCTACGGCTGCGTGCGTGACGTCGACGTGCTGATCCAGACCGACGTCGGCGTGCAGGCCCTGGCCAGTCACCCGATGAAGACCGACAAGCGCGGCATCGGCGACCTCAACGTGGCAGTGACCTTCGCCGGGGTGACCTTCCGCCCGGGCGAGTACGTGTATGCCGACAACAATGGCGTGCTGGTCTCGCCAAGCCCGCTGAAAATGCCGGAGTGATGCGCCGCCCGCGCTGATGGAGCTTTGATGTTCGAGGAAGACAACGCGCAGTGGGGGCTGGTACACGCCCTGGTGCTCGATGGCAAAGGTGGCGCGCGCTCGATTGCCCGTACCGAGCTGGACGACCTGCAGCTGCAACCCGAGCAGAGCCTGTGGCTGCACTGGGACCGCAGCCATCCGCAAACCCGCACCTGGCTGCTGCACGACAGCGGCCTGAGCGCGTTCGCCTGCGAGCTGCTGCTGGAAGAAAACACCCGGCCGCGCCTGCTGCCCCTGGCCGATGAACAGTTGTTGCTGTTCCTGCGTGGGGTCAACCTCAACCCGGGTGCAGAGCCTGAAGACATGGTCTCGGTGCGCATCTTCGCCGAGGCGCAGCGAGTCATCTCGCTGCGCCTGCGGCCGTTGCGCGCCAGTGACGAGATTCTCCAGCAGCTCGAAGAGGGCAGGGGCCCGAAATCGGCTTCCGAGCTGTTGCTGCTGATGGGCGAACTGCTGACCGAAAAGGTCCAGGGCCTGGTCAGCGACCTGTCCGAACTGGTCGACCTGGAAGAAGAAAAGGTCGAATCCGACGAACGGTACACTCCAGAGAATGGTTGCCTGCAGCAGATCCGCCGGCGTGCCGCCGGTCTGCGGCGTTTCCTGGCTCCGCAGCGGGAGATCTACGCCCAGCTGTCGCGCAGCAAATGGAGCTGGTTCGTCGATGCCGACGCCGATTACTGGAACGAGCTGAACAACAGCCTGATCCGCTACCTCGAAGAGCTGGAACTGACCCGCGAGCGTGCCGCCCTGGTGCTGGAAAGCCAGGATCGCCGGCGCAGCGAGCGCATGAACCGCACCATGTACCGCTTCGGCATCATCACCTGCATCTTCCTGCCCATGAGCTTCATCACCGGGCTGCTGGGAATCAATGTCGGCGGCATCCCGGGGGCGGAAAACCCCTATGGCTTCCTGTTTGCCTGCATCGTCGTGCTGGGGCTGGCGGTGGGGCAGTGGTGGCTGTTCCGGCGGTTGCGGTGGGTATAGATGCTCATTGACCTGCACCGGCCCTATCGCCGGCAAGCCAGCTCCCACAGGTGCACCACAGGTTTCAAGGCTTGTGGTACCCCTGTGGGAGCTGGCTTGCCGGCGATAGGGCCAGTGCAGGCAAGCGCCATTCATTTTGAAACACTCGTCCCAATGCGATGTGTGACCCATCGACCGGCCATCTCGTCTCTGACTGACACTGCGCGAGGTGCCCATGCACGATCCGTTTGAAGAATCCCTGCGCGACCTGCTCAAGGCGTCACCCTCCGGCAATGACCGGGACGACCGGGACGACGCCGCTTGCCTGGGTCGCGTGCTGAAAACCGCCAACCGCCAGGTTGGCGCGGGCGATCTGTTCAGCCTGCTTGGCCGCTGGAGCCAGGCGCTGCTGATCGCCGTGAACAATGGCGCGGCGCATGTTGCGCCGGTGCGTCGACACTCTTCCCGCAACGCTGCCAACGGCAGCAAAGCAGATAAGGCCGATTGAATATGGAACTCGATCTCTGGACCCAGAGCCTGGTCACCGCCATGACTGCCCTTTGGACCAAGGTAGCGAACTTCATCCCCAACCTGTTCGGCGCGCTGGTCGTGGTGCTGCTCGGTTTCGTGGTGGCCAAGCTGCTCGACACGCTGCTGTCCAAACTGCTGGCCAAGTTCGGCCTGGACCGCCTGATGGCCGGCACCGGCCTGACCAAGATGCTCGGCCGGGTCGGCATCCAGGTGCCGATCTCCACCTTGATTGGCAAGATCGTCTACTGGTTCGTGCTGCTCATCTTCCTGGTCTCGGCCGCCGAGTCGCTGGGCCTGGAGCGGGTCTCGGCAACCCTCGACATGCTTGCCCTGTACCTGCCGAAGGTGTTCGGCGCAGCCTTGGTGCTGCTGGCTGGCGTGCTGCTGGCCCAGGTGGCAAACGGCCTGGTACGCGGCGCAGCCGAAGGCATCGGCCTGGAATACTCGGCAGGCCTGGGGCGTATCACCCAGGGCCTGGTGATCATCATCAGCATCTCGGTGGCCATCAGCCAGCTGGAGGTGAAAACCGACCTGCTGAACCATGTGATCGTGATCGGGCTGATTACCGTTGGTCTGGCCGTTGCGTTGGCAATGGGCCTGGGCAGCCGCGAAATCGCCGGGCAGATCCTGGCCGGCATCTACGTGCGCGAGCTGTACCAGGTGGGCCAGCAGGTGCGGATTGGCGAGGTCGAAGGGCATATCGAGGAGATCGGTACGGTCAAGACGACGCTGCTGACCGATGATGGCGAACTGGTATCGCTGTCCAATCGTGAGCTGCTTGAACAGCGAGTCAATAGCCGCTAACCGCACAAAGCTGTTAATGTATGCCGCCGCGAAAATCGACCCACGGGGTCGCGCGGCGACATTGACCTGACTGTCGGCCAGATCCGTTTTGAATAAAGTTCATTCGCCGCCCATGCGTTATGACCCCCGCGAGCTCACCGACGAAGAGTTGGTGGCGCGTTCGCATGAGGAGCTGTACCACGTTACCCGCGCCTATGAAGAGCTCATGCGGCGCTACCAACGGACCCTGTTCAACGTCTGTGCGCGTTATCTGGGGAACGACCGTGACGCGGACGATGTCTGTCAGGAAGTCATGTTGAAAGTGCTGTACGGGCTGAAGAACTTCGAGGGTAAGTCCAAGTTCAAGACCTGGCTCTACAGCATCACCTACAACGAATGCATTACCCAGTACCGCAAGGAGCGCCGTAAACGTCGGTTGATGGATGCCTTGAGTCTGGACCCTGTTGAAGAGGCGTCCGAAGACAAGGCTCCAAAGCCGGAAGAAAAAGGCGGGCTGGACAAGTGGCTGGTGCATGTGAACCCGATTGACCGGGAAATCCTGGTGCTGCGTTTTGTCGCAGAGCTGGAGTTTCAGGAAATTGCCGACATCATGCACATGGGCCTGAGCGCGACAAAAATGCGCTACAAGCGCGCGCTAGACAAGCTTCGGGAGAAATTTGCCGGCCTCGATGAAACTTAGTGGCGTGCAAATATCTCTAACGAACCGGCGAGTTCTGCTAGACTTGCCGTCGAGTTGTCCCCCTTGTTTGTGGTGGGACTGCTTAACTATCACCAGATGGGGATTTAACGGATGAAATTGAAAAACACCTTGGGCTTGGCCATTGGCTCGCTCGTCGCTGCTACTTCGTTCGGCGTTCTGGCTCAAGGCCAAGGCGCTGTGGAAATCGAAGGCAACGTTACCAAGCAGTACTACGACAGCGAACGTAACTTCAAGAACGACGGCACCAATCCTGGTGTTCGCCTGGGCTACTTCCTGACCGACGACGTTTCCCTGGACCTCGGCTACAACGAGACCCACAACGCTCGTGGTGAAGTCTTCAACAAAGACATCAAAGGTTCCAAGGCCAAGCTCGACGCCACCTACCACTTCGGTACCGTGGGCGACGCTCTGCGTCCGTACGTTTCCGCCGGTTTCGCTCACGAGAGCCTGGGCCAGGCCACTCGTAGCGGCCGCGACCACTCCACCTTCGCCAACGTTGGCGCTGGCGCCAAGTGGTACATCACCGACATGTTCTTCGCCCGTGCTGGCGTAGAAGCCATGTACAACATCGACAACGGCAACACCGAGTGGGGCCCGACCGTTGGTGTTGGTCTGAACTTCGGCGGTAGCCCGAAGCAAGCTGAAGTCGCTCCGGCTCCAGTTGCCGAAGTGTGCTCCGACTCCGACAACGACGGCGTTTGCGACAACGTCGACAAGTGCCCAGACACCCCAGCCAACGTTACCGTTGACGCTGATGGCTGCCCGGCAGTTGCCGAAGTCGTTCGCGTTGAGCTGGACGTCAAGTTCGACTTCGACAAGTCGGTCGTCAAGCCAAACAGCTACGGCGACATCAAGAACCTGGCTGACTTCATGAAGCAGTACCCACAGACCACCACCACCGTGGAAGGTCACACTGACTCCGTCGGCCCAGACGCTTACAACCAGAAGCTGTCCGAGCGTCGTGCCAACGCTGTCAAGCAGGTCCTGACCCAGCAGTACGGCGTGGAATCCAGCCGTGTTGACTCGGTTGGCTACGGCGAAACCCGTCCGGTTGCCGACAACGCCACCGAAGAAGGCCGCGCTGTCAACCGTCGCGTTGAAGCTCAGGTAGAAGCCCAGGCCAAGTAATTGGTTTGAAGCTTCATGAAAAACCCGGCCTCGGCCGGGTTTTTCTTTGCCTGGGATTTGTGTGGTGTGTGCCGGCCCTTTCGCGGGTAAACCCGCTCCC
Encoded here:
- a CDS encoding zinc transporter ZntB; this translates as MFEEDNAQWGLVHALVLDGKGGARSIARTELDDLQLQPEQSLWLHWDRSHPQTRTWLLHDSGLSAFACELLLEENTRPRLLPLADEQLLLFLRGVNLNPGAEPEDMVSVRIFAEAQRVISLRLRPLRASDEILQQLEEGRGPKSASELLLLMGELLTEKVQGLVSDLSELVDLEEEKVESDERYTPENGCLQQIRRRAAGLRRFLAPQREIYAQLSRSKWSWFVDADADYWNELNNSLIRYLEELELTRERAALVLESQDRRRSERMNRTMYRFGIITCIFLPMSFITGLLGINVGGIPGAENPYGFLFACIVVLGLAVGQWWLFRRLRWV
- the sigX gene encoding RNA polymerase sigma factor SigX, which codes for MRYDPRELTDEELVARSHEELYHVTRAYEELMRRYQRTLFNVCARYLGNDRDADDVCQEVMLKVLYGLKNFEGKSKFKTWLYSITYNECITQYRKERRKRRLMDALSLDPVEEASEDKAPKPEEKGGLDKWLVHVNPIDREILVLRFVAELEFQEIADIMHMGLSATKMRYKRALDKLREKFAGLDET
- a CDS encoding OmpA family protein translates to MKLKNTLGLAIGSLVAATSFGVLAQGQGAVEIEGNVTKQYYDSERNFKNDGTNPGVRLGYFLTDDVSLDLGYNETHNARGEVFNKDIKGSKAKLDATYHFGTVGDALRPYVSAGFAHESLGQATRSGRDHSTFANVGAGAKWYITDMFFARAGVEAMYNIDNGNTEWGPTVGVGLNFGGSPKQAEVAPAPVAEVCSDSDNDGVCDNVDKCPDTPANVTVDADGCPAVAEVVRVELDVKFDFDKSVVKPNSYGDIKNLADFMKQYPQTTTTVEGHTDSVGPDAYNQKLSERRANAVKQVLTQQYGVESSRVDSVGYGETRPVADNATEEGRAVNRRVEAQVEAQAK
- the rraA gene encoding ribonuclease E activity regulator RraA; amino-acid sequence: MQHYVTPDLCDAYPDLVQVLEPMFSNFGGRDSFGGQIVTIKCFEDNSLVKEQVELDGKGKVLVVDGGGSLRRALLGDMLAEKAAKNGWEGLVIYGCVRDVDVLIQTDVGVQALASHPMKTDKRGIGDLNVAVTFAGVTFRPGEYVYADNNGVLVSPSPLKMPE
- a CDS encoding mechanosensitive ion channel family protein, encoding MELDLWTQSLVTAMTALWTKVANFIPNLFGALVVVLLGFVVAKLLDTLLSKLLAKFGLDRLMAGTGLTKMLGRVGIQVPISTLIGKIVYWFVLLIFLVSAAESLGLERVSATLDMLALYLPKVFGAALVLLAGVLLAQVANGLVRGAAEGIGLEYSAGLGRITQGLVIIISISVAISQLEVKTDLLNHVIVIGLITVGLAVALAMGLGSREIAGQILAGIYVRELYQVGQQVRIGEVEGHIEEIGTVKTTLLTDDGELVSLSNRELLEQRVNSR